One genomic segment of Mycolicibacterium neworleansense includes these proteins:
- the wzt gene encoding galactan export ABC transporter ATP-binding subunit Wzt/RfbE translates to MSDPYISTRDAWVEFPIFDAKTRSLKKAFLGKAGGAIGRNESNVVVIEALRDITMSLKMGDRVGLVGHNGAGKSTLLRLLSGIYEPTRGSATVSGRVAPVFDLGVGMDPEISGFENIIIRGLFLGQTRKQMLAKVDEIAEFTELGEYLSMPLRTYSTGMRVRLAMGVVTSIDPEILLLDEGIGAVDAEFLKKAQSRLQSLVERSGILVFASHSNEFLARLCKTAMWIDHGTIKMSGGIEEVVGAYEGPDAARHVREVLEETARG, encoded by the coding sequence TTGTCTGATCCCTACATCTCGACGCGCGACGCATGGGTCGAGTTCCCCATCTTCGACGCGAAGACTCGCTCGCTGAAGAAGGCGTTCCTCGGCAAGGCCGGCGGCGCCATCGGCCGGAACGAGTCCAACGTCGTCGTCATCGAAGCGCTGCGCGACATCACGATGTCTCTCAAGATGGGTGACCGGGTCGGGCTGGTCGGCCACAACGGTGCGGGCAAATCCACACTGCTGCGGCTGCTTTCGGGCATCTATGAGCCGACCCGGGGCTCGGCAACGGTGAGTGGTCGGGTGGCCCCGGTGTTCGACCTCGGCGTCGGCATGGACCCGGAGATATCGGGCTTCGAGAACATCATCATCCGCGGACTGTTCCTCGGGCAGACCCGCAAGCAGATGCTGGCCAAGGTCGACGAGATCGCCGAATTCACCGAACTCGGCGAGTACCTGTCGATGCCGCTGCGCACCTACTCGACCGGTATGCGCGTGCGTCTGGCGATGGGCGTGGTCACCAGCATCGACCCCGAGATCCTGCTGCTCGACGAGGGCATCGGCGCCGTCGACGCGGAGTTCCTCAAGAAAGCGCAGTCACGGCTGCAGAGCCTGGTGGAGCGGTCCGGAATCTTGGTGTTCGCGAGCCATTCCAACGAATTCCTGGCCCGGCTCTGCAAGACCGCGATGTGGATCGACCACGGCACCATCAAGATGTCCGGCGGGATCGAAGAGGTCGTCGGCGCCTACGAAGGCCCGGACGCCGCGCGGCATGTGCGCGAGGTGTTGGAGGAGACGGCTCGTGGCTGA
- a CDS encoding bacterial proteasome activator family protein — MTINPDDDNIEILASTADETDADADGKSLTDLVEQPAKVMRIGTMIKQLLEEVRAAPLDDASRNRLRDIHRTSIRELEDGLAPELREELERLTLPFTEDSVPSDAELRIAQAQLVGWLEGLFHGIQTALFAQQMAARAQLEQMRQGALPPGLQVPGGQRGGPSHPGTGQYL, encoded by the coding sequence ATGACCATCAACCCCGACGATGACAACATCGAGATCCTGGCCAGCACGGCGGACGAGACCGATGCCGACGCTGACGGCAAGTCGCTGACCGATCTCGTCGAACAGCCGGCGAAGGTCATGCGGATCGGCACGATGATCAAGCAACTGCTGGAAGAGGTGCGCGCGGCCCCGCTCGACGACGCCAGCCGCAACCGGCTGCGCGACATCCACCGGACCAGCATCCGCGAGCTCGAGGACGGTCTGGCCCCCGAACTGCGCGAAGAACTCGAGCGGCTGACCCTGCCCTTCACCGAGGACAGCGTGCCGTCCGACGCCGAGCTGCGGATCGCGCAGGCCCAGCTGGTCGGCTGGCTGGAGGGCCTGTTCCACGGCATCCAGACGGCGTTGTTCGCCCAGCAGATGGCCGCCCGCGCCCAGCTCGAGCAGATGCGCCAGGGCGCCCTGCCGCCGGGACTACAGGTTCCGGGCGGACAGCGCGGTGGCCCGTCGCATCCCGGCACCGGCCAGTACCTGTAG